A genomic segment from Actinomadura hallensis encodes:
- a CDS encoding YbjN domain-containing protein has protein sequence MNPVETIRETLKAAELEFEEPREDAFFVKLPGQQKLATMTWLIVGEHSLHVEAFFCRRPDENHAEFYRFLLEKNGHMYGVAFALDEVGDVHLVGKVPLQSVTPDEIDRLLGCVLTYSDENFNKALERGFKTSIQREWDWRVKRGESLANLRAFASFADPANRDPADGDRG, from the coding sequence ATGAATCCCGTCGAGACGATCAGGGAGACGCTGAAGGCCGCGGAGCTGGAGTTCGAGGAACCGCGCGAGGACGCGTTCTTCGTCAAGCTCCCGGGGCAGCAGAAGCTCGCCACCATGACGTGGCTCATCGTCGGAGAGCACAGCCTGCACGTCGAGGCGTTCTTCTGCCGCCGCCCCGACGAGAACCACGCCGAGTTCTACCGCTTCCTCCTGGAGAAGAACGGCCACATGTACGGGGTCGCCTTCGCCTTGGACGAGGTCGGTGACGTCCATCTCGTCGGCAAGGTCCCCCTGCAGTCCGTGACGCCGGACGAGATCGACCGCCTCCTCGGCTGCGTGCTCACCTACTCCGACGAGAACTTCAACAAGGCGCTCGAACGCGGCTTCAAGACGTCCATCCAGCGGGAGTGGGACTGGCGCGTCAAGCGCGGGGAGAGCCTCGCCAACCTCCGGGCATTCGCGTCCTTCGCCGACCCGGCCAACCGGGACCCCGCCGACGGCGATCGCGGCTGA
- a CDS encoding universal stress protein: MTILFAYDGSDDAQAAVAYAARHVKPEPAVVMTVWEPLLEQINWAALAAVASVAAWQEGDGYEEQKQAERLARHGADLALANGLTQVTTRVERGGGPVWAAIVDVADELNASLIVTGSRGLAGARSVLLGSVSTRVLHQAHRPTLVVPPPKED; this comes from the coding sequence ATGACGATCCTTTTCGCCTACGACGGTTCCGACGACGCGCAGGCCGCCGTCGCGTACGCCGCGCGGCACGTCAAGCCCGAGCCCGCGGTGGTCATGACGGTGTGGGAGCCGCTGCTGGAGCAGATCAACTGGGCGGCGCTCGCGGCCGTGGCGTCGGTGGCGGCCTGGCAGGAGGGCGACGGGTACGAGGAGCAGAAGCAGGCGGAGCGGCTCGCCCGGCACGGGGCGGACCTCGCGCTCGCCAACGGGCTGACCCAGGTGACGACGCGGGTCGAGCGCGGGGGCGGCCCGGTGTGGGCGGCGATCGTGGACGTCGCGGACGAGCTGAACGCCTCACTGATCGTCACCGGCTCGCGGGGCCTGGCGGGCGCCCGGTCGGTGCTCCTCGGCAGCGTCTCGACCCGCGTCCTGCACCAGGCGCACCGCCCCACGCTCGTCGTCCCCCCGCCGAAGGAGGACTAG
- a CDS encoding SDR family NAD(P)-dependent oxidoreductase has product MRKTAVVTGASSGIGAATARRLAAEGFDVVLAARRRDRLDALAKEIAEGGPDAGRVVPITLDVTSQESVDALAAALDGCHVLVNNAGGALGLDPVADADLDDWQRMYDINVLGLVRVTKALLPKLIDSGAGHVVNVTSLAAHYPYEGGAGYNAAKHAAYAVNEVLRLELVAEPVRVTEIAPGLVKTEEFSLVRFRGDEEKAAKPYEGVPEPLVAEDIADCVAWAVTRPPHVNIDRIDVQPRVQAAPYKLHREDRG; this is encoded by the coding sequence ATGCGTAAGACCGCGGTAGTGACCGGAGCAAGCAGCGGAATCGGGGCCGCCACGGCCAGGCGCCTGGCGGCGGAGGGGTTCGACGTCGTGCTCGCCGCACGGCGCCGGGACCGCCTGGACGCCCTCGCCAAGGAGATCGCCGAAGGCGGGCCGGACGCCGGGAGGGTCGTCCCGATCACCCTCGACGTGACGTCGCAGGAGTCGGTCGACGCCCTCGCCGCCGCGCTCGACGGCTGCCACGTCCTCGTCAACAACGCGGGCGGCGCCCTCGGCCTCGACCCCGTCGCCGACGCCGACCTGGACGACTGGCAGCGGATGTACGACATCAACGTCCTCGGGCTCGTGCGCGTCACGAAGGCGCTGCTGCCCAAGCTGATCGACAGCGGCGCCGGGCACGTCGTCAACGTCACCTCGCTCGCCGCGCACTACCCGTACGAGGGCGGCGCCGGCTACAACGCGGCCAAGCACGCCGCGTACGCGGTGAACGAGGTGCTGCGGCTCGAACTGGTCGCCGAGCCCGTCCGCGTCACCGAGATCGCGCCGGGGCTGGTGAAGACGGAGGAGTTCTCGCTGGTCCGGTTCCGCGGGGACGAGGAGAAGGCCGCCAAGCCGTACGAGGGCGTCCCGGAGCCGCTGGTCGCCGAGGACATCGCCGACTGCGTGGCCTGGGCCGTCACCCGGCCGCCGCACGTCAACATCGACCGGATCGACGTCCAGCCGCGCGTCCAGGCCGCCCCGTACAAGCTTCACCGCGAGGACCGCGGGTGA
- a CDS encoding TIGR03084 family metal-binding protein → MPDLDSLLADLAAEGDSLDALVAPLPAARWADPTPAEGWTIAHQISHLAWTDEQAVVAATDAAAFGRLLEQALADPAGYVEAGAAEGAGEDPARLLARWRGGRRRVVDVLAAVPAGTRLPWFGPPMSAASMATARLMETWAHGEDVADALGERRESTHRLRHVAHIGVRTRDFSFRNRGLEPPAEEFRVVLKGPAGEEWTWGPPDAAQSVTGPALDFCHLVTQRRHRDDLALTAVGADADRWLDIAQAFAGPPGPGRAPAG, encoded by the coding sequence ATGCCGGACCTGGATTCCCTTCTCGCCGATCTCGCCGCCGAGGGCGACTCCCTCGACGCCCTCGTCGCGCCGCTGCCCGCCGCCCGCTGGGCGGACCCGACCCCGGCCGAGGGCTGGACGATCGCGCACCAGATCTCCCACCTCGCCTGGACCGACGAGCAGGCCGTCGTCGCGGCCACCGACGCCGCCGCGTTCGGGAGGCTGCTCGAGCAGGCCCTCGCGGACCCCGCCGGGTACGTCGAGGCCGGCGCCGCGGAGGGCGCCGGCGAGGATCCGGCACGCCTCCTCGCCCGCTGGCGCGGGGGGCGCCGCCGCGTGGTGGACGTCCTGGCCGCCGTCCCCGCGGGGACGCGGCTGCCCTGGTTCGGCCCGCCGATGAGCGCGGCGTCGATGGCGACGGCGCGGCTCATGGAGACGTGGGCGCACGGCGAGGACGTCGCCGACGCGCTGGGCGAGCGGCGCGAGTCCACCCACCGGCTCCGGCACGTCGCCCACATCGGCGTCCGGACCCGCGACTTCTCGTTCCGCAACCGCGGCCTCGAGCCGCCCGCCGAGGAGTTCCGCGTCGTCCTGAAGGGCCCGGCGGGCGAGGAGTGGACGTGGGGTCCGCCGGACGCCGCGCAGTCGGTCACCGGCCCCGCCCTCGACTTCTGCCACCTGGTCACCCAGCGCCGCCACCGCGACGACCTCGCCCTCACCGCCGTGGGCGCGGACGCCGACCGCTGGCTCGACATCGCCCAGGCGTTCGCGGGCCCGCCCGGCCCCGGCCGCGCCCCCGCGGGGTGA
- a CDS encoding LuxR C-terminal-related transcriptional regulator yields MTPPPAPRGASPAGGTAPLKVVIAEDAVILRDGLAHLLGLRGHEVVAGVGDAEALRAAVAEHRPDVAVIDIRMPPTHTDEGLRAAIELRRELPGTGVLLFSQYVETRYAAELLGSSPAGVGYLLKERVSDLDDFVDALTRVAAGGTALDPEVVAHLLGASRRDGSRHDGLDALTPREREVLALMAEGRTNAAIAASLVVTERAVEKHVANIFTKLGLAATGSDHRRVLAVLRYLDAS; encoded by the coding sequence ATGACGCCTCCCCCGGCCCCTCGGGGAGCCTCGCCGGCGGGCGGCACGGCCCCGCTCAAGGTGGTGATCGCCGAGGACGCGGTGATCCTGCGGGACGGGCTCGCGCACCTGCTGGGCCTGCGCGGGCACGAGGTCGTCGCGGGGGTCGGCGATGCGGAGGCGCTGCGCGCGGCCGTGGCCGAGCACCGGCCGGACGTCGCGGTGATCGACATCCGGATGCCGCCGACGCACACCGACGAGGGCCTGCGCGCCGCGATCGAGCTGCGCCGGGAGCTCCCCGGGACGGGCGTCCTGCTGTTCTCGCAGTACGTGGAGACGCGGTACGCGGCCGAGCTGCTCGGCTCGTCCCCGGCGGGCGTCGGCTACCTGCTGAAGGAGCGGGTGTCCGACCTGGACGACTTCGTGGACGCGCTGACCCGCGTCGCCGCCGGAGGCACCGCCCTGGACCCGGAGGTCGTCGCGCACCTGCTCGGCGCCTCCCGCCGTGACGGTTCTCGCCATGACGGCCTGGACGCGCTGACGCCCCGCGAGCGGGAGGTGCTGGCCCTGATGGCGGAGGGACGGACCAACGCCGCCATCGCCGCGTCCCTCGTGGTCACCGAGCGGGCCGTCGAGAAGCACGTCGCGAACATCTTCACCAAGCTCGGCCTCGCGGCGACGGGCAGCGACCACCGCCGCGTCCTCGCCGTCCTGCGCTACCTGGACGCCTCCTGA
- a CDS encoding O-acetyl-ADP-ribose deacetylase has protein sequence MKISLVRGDITEQEVDAIVNAANSSLLGGGGVDGAIHRKGGPEILDECRKLRASHYAGGLPTGQAVATTAGRLSAKWVIHTVGPVYSASEDRSAQLASCHRESLRAADDLGVASIAFPAVSAGIYGWPVDDAARIAVGTVRSTPTNVNDVRFVLFTDEAYEAYERALMKP, from the coding sequence ATGAAGATCTCTCTCGTCCGGGGCGACATCACCGAGCAGGAGGTCGACGCGATCGTGAACGCGGCGAACTCGTCCCTCCTGGGCGGGGGCGGGGTGGACGGCGCGATTCACCGCAAGGGCGGTCCGGAGATTCTGGACGAATGCCGCAAATTGCGCGCGTCACACTATGCCGGCGGTCTTCCCACCGGTCAGGCGGTCGCGACGACCGCCGGGCGGCTGTCCGCGAAATGGGTCATCCACACCGTCGGCCCCGTCTATTCGGCGTCGGAGGACCGCTCCGCCCAGCTCGCCTCCTGCCACCGGGAATCCCTGCGGGCCGCCGACGATCTCGGCGTCGCATCGATCGCCTTTCCGGCCGTCTCCGCGGGCATTTACGGATGGCCCGTGGACGACGCCGCCCGCATCGCCGTGGGAACGGTCCGCTCCACCCCCACCAACGTGAACGACGTGCGGTTCGTCCTGTTCACCGACGAGGCGTACGAGGCGTACGAACGCGCCCTCATGAAGCCATAG
- a CDS encoding NAD-dependent epimerase/dehydratase family protein, which produces MKILLAGATGVVGRRLIPLLVQAGHEVAGTTRRPGRADMLRELGATPVVVDALDASALRKAVAAERPDAVIHQLTDLSDEDFEANSHLRIEGTRNLVEAALAANVETMVAQSIAWLYKPGDTPAVETDPLDPSLPPYEGVAALENAVAEMPRGVVLRYGALYGPGTWYAPDGAIAERVRAGSLRLAPSWTSFVHADDAASAALAALDWPAGAVNIVDDEPATTADWLPVYSAALGAPTPGSAGKHAATTGRPVSNAKALNLGWKPQFPSWRTGFSQMEGSAAMNGSRSD; this is translated from the coding sequence TTGAAGATTCTCCTCGCCGGAGCGACCGGTGTCGTCGGTCGCCGGCTGATCCCGCTGCTCGTCCAGGCGGGCCACGAGGTCGCAGGGACGACACGCCGCCCCGGTCGCGCCGACATGCTCCGCGAGCTCGGAGCCACGCCGGTCGTCGTGGACGCGCTCGACGCCTCCGCCCTGCGCAAGGCCGTGGCCGCCGAACGCCCCGACGCGGTGATCCACCAGCTCACCGATCTCAGCGACGAGGACTTCGAGGCCAACTCGCACCTGCGGATCGAGGGCACCCGCAACCTCGTCGAGGCCGCCCTGGCCGCGAACGTCGAGACGATGGTCGCGCAGAGCATCGCGTGGCTGTACAAGCCCGGCGACACGCCCGCCGTCGAGACCGACCCCCTGGACCCGTCGCTGCCGCCGTACGAGGGCGTCGCGGCGCTCGAGAACGCGGTCGCCGAGATGCCCCGCGGGGTCGTGCTGCGGTACGGCGCGCTCTACGGGCCCGGCACCTGGTACGCCCCGGACGGCGCGATCGCCGAGCGGGTGCGGGCGGGCAGCCTGCGCCTCGCCCCGTCGTGGACGTCGTTCGTGCACGCCGACGACGCGGCCTCGGCCGCGCTGGCGGCGCTGGACTGGCCCGCGGGCGCGGTCAACATCGTCGACGACGAGCCGGCGACGACCGCCGACTGGCTCCCGGTCTACAGCGCGGCGCTCGGCGCGCCCACCCCGGGCAGCGCCGGGAAGCACGCCGCCACGACCGGCCGCCCGGTCTCGAACGCCAAGGCGCTGAACCTCGGCTGGAAGCCGCAGTTCCCGTCGTGGCGCACCGGCTTCTCCCAGATGGAGGGCTCCGCCGCGATGAACGGCTCCCGCTCCGACTGA
- the mshA gene encoding D-inositol-3-phosphate glycosyltransferase: MSRRINRVATVSVHTSPLDQPGTGDAGGMNVYIVEVAKRLAARGVEVDIFTRATCRAMPPVIELAPGVLVRNVVAGPFEELDKTELPRHLCGFTSGILRVEAAHDPGHYDLLHTHYWLSGQAGWAAKQRWGVPLVHSMHTMAKVKNAALAEGDKAEPVERVLGEEQVVASSDQLIANTDKEARELVELYGADPARVATVSPGVDLSLFRPESPLLARGAGLLPHRTGPARRRLGLPRDAYVLLFVGRIQPLKAPDVLLRAVARMLDDDPALRAKLVVAVVGGPSGSGRCRPEGLQNLAAELGITDVMRFEPPSPQEELADWYRAADVTVVPSHSESFGLVAVESQACGTPVVASRVGGLCTAVADGESGVLIPGHDPADYAAVLRRLYAEPGLHARLARGAVRHGQSFGWDATVDDLLEVYTGAMSIPAVRVAAPAEVSA, encoded by the coding sequence GTGTCGCGTCGTATCAACCGGGTTGCGACGGTCAGTGTTCATACTTCCCCTCTTGATCAACCAGGTACCGGCGACGCGGGCGGGATGAACGTCTACATCGTCGAGGTGGCCAAGCGCCTCGCCGCCCGGGGCGTCGAGGTCGACATCTTCACCCGCGCCACCTGCCGGGCGATGCCCCCGGTCATCGAGCTCGCGCCGGGCGTCCTCGTCCGGAACGTCGTCGCCGGCCCCTTCGAGGAACTGGACAAGACCGAGCTTCCGCGGCACCTGTGCGGCTTCACCTCCGGCATCCTGCGCGTCGAGGCGGCGCACGACCCGGGCCACTACGACCTCCTCCACACCCACTACTGGCTGTCCGGTCAGGCCGGCTGGGCGGCCAAGCAGCGGTGGGGCGTTCCGCTCGTCCACTCCATGCACACCATGGCCAAGGTGAAGAACGCGGCCCTCGCGGAGGGCGACAAGGCCGAGCCGGTCGAACGCGTCCTCGGCGAGGAACAGGTCGTGGCGTCGTCCGACCAGCTCATCGCCAACACCGACAAAGAGGCCCGCGAACTCGTCGAGCTGTACGGCGCCGACCCGGCGCGCGTCGCGACCGTCAGCCCCGGCGTCGACCTGTCGCTCTTCCGCCCGGAGTCGCCGCTCCTCGCGCGCGGCGCCGGGCTCCTCCCGCACCGCACCGGACCCGCCCGCCGCCGCCTCGGCCTGCCCCGCGACGCGTACGTCCTGCTGTTCGTCGGCCGCATCCAGCCGCTCAAGGCGCCCGACGTGCTGCTGCGCGCGGTCGCCCGCATGCTCGACGACGACCCGGCGCTGCGCGCGAAGCTCGTCGTCGCCGTCGTGGGCGGCCCGAGCGGTTCCGGACGGTGCCGCCCCGAGGGCCTGCAGAACCTCGCCGCCGAACTCGGCATCACCGACGTGATGCGCTTCGAGCCGCCGAGCCCGCAGGAGGAGCTGGCCGACTGGTACCGGGCCGCGGACGTCACCGTCGTCCCGTCCCACAGCGAGTCGTTCGGGCTGGTGGCCGTCGAGTCGCAGGCGTGCGGGACGCCCGTCGTCGCGTCCCGCGTCGGGGGCCTCTGCACCGCCGTCGCCGACGGCGAGTCCGGCGTCCTGATCCCCGGTCACGACCCCGCCGACTACGCCGCCGTCCTGCGCCGCCTGTACGCGGAGCCGGGCCTGCACGCCCGCCTCGCCCGCGGTGCGGTCCGGCACGGCCAGAGCTTCGGGTGGGACGCGACCGTCGACGACCTCCTCGAGGTGTATACCGGAGCCATGTCCATTCCAGCCGTGCGGGTCGCCGCGCCCGCGGAGGTGTCAGCGTGA
- a CDS encoding dioxygenase family protein: MPVLYLSHGAPPLADDPVWKDELARWSAELPKPKAVLMVSAHWEEAPLSIGATRPVPLVYDFWGFPERYYTVRYDAPGAPELASEVRKLIPGVHQDEERGLDHGAYVPLVEMYPDADVPVLQMSMPTLEPSRLFGIGRSLAPLRDQGVLIIGSGFTTHNLREMGHGPDATPPAWSAEFDEWAQRTVESGDVDALLDFRHKAPAARVAHPRTDHFAPLFMALGADADNPSERRSVIDGYWFGLAKRSFQFG, encoded by the coding sequence ATGCCCGTTCTCTACCTCAGCCACGGAGCTCCGCCCCTCGCCGACGATCCCGTGTGGAAGGACGAGCTGGCCCGCTGGTCCGCCGAGCTGCCGAAGCCCAAGGCCGTCCTGATGGTGTCCGCGCACTGGGAGGAGGCGCCGCTGAGCATCGGCGCGACCCGCCCGGTGCCGCTCGTGTACGACTTCTGGGGCTTCCCGGAGCGGTACTACACCGTCCGCTACGACGCGCCGGGCGCTCCCGAACTGGCGAGCGAGGTCCGCAAGCTCATCCCCGGCGTCCACCAGGACGAGGAGCGGGGGCTCGACCACGGCGCCTACGTGCCGCTCGTGGAGATGTACCCGGACGCCGACGTCCCCGTACTGCAGATGTCCATGCCCACGCTCGAGCCTTCACGGCTGTTCGGGATCGGGCGGAGCCTCGCGCCGCTGCGCGACCAGGGCGTCCTCATCATCGGGAGCGGGTTCACCACCCACAACCTGAGGGAGATGGGGCACGGACCGGACGCGACGCCGCCCGCGTGGTCGGCGGAGTTCGACGAGTGGGCGCAGCGAACGGTGGAGAGCGGCGACGTCGACGCCCTGCTCGACTTCCGCCACAAGGCCCCGGCGGCCCGCGTCGCGCACCCGCGCACGGACCACTTCGCGCCCCTGTTCATGGCGCTCGGCGCCGACGCGGACAACCCCTCGGAGCGCCGGTCCGTCATCGACGGCTACTGGTTCGGCCTGGCGAAGCGCTCCTTCCAGTTCGGCTGA
- a CDS encoding AMP-binding protein: protein MLDLATLHEAIAAAVPDRECLVWRDSRMTWREVSERTRRLANVLHGNGLGLREEDRRASEPWESPHDHLALYLHNGPEYLEGLLGAHKARVAPFNVNYRYVDDELVHLFGDARPAAVMYHARFAPVIGRVVERLGRRPLLLQVADESGEGLLPGALDYEEALAKASPDPLHDVRPEPGDLHILYTGGTTGMPKGVLWRIGDLMIGPLGMRRRDGSPLTDLEEAVEKAVRSDHRVLIGPPLMHGAGTWSSLGGWCGGACVVFPERVDGLDAADLMATAERERVTRMPLVGDAFARPIVEVLESREHDLGSLRSFVNSAAAISPDVKRRLLDLLPHARIVDIVGSSESGFQVARSGSSARTFVPTPGTAVLSADRSRRLKPGEDEMGWLAKGGDAIPLGYLGDPEKTASTFLTVDGERLVVPGDRARLLADGTVEVHGREATTINTGGEKVFAEEVENVLRGLPGVADALVVGRPSERWGTEIVAVVRPAPSGAAPTDEELREGCAAHLARYKIPKAFVRTALDLRLPNGKADYATARSLVDGAG, encoded by the coding sequence ATGCTCGACCTGGCGACCCTGCACGAGGCGATCGCCGCCGCCGTACCCGACCGTGAGTGCCTGGTCTGGCGCGACAGCCGGATGACCTGGCGCGAGGTGTCGGAGCGGACGCGGCGGCTGGCGAACGTCCTGCACGGGAACGGCCTGGGTCTGCGCGAGGAGGACCGGCGGGCGTCCGAGCCGTGGGAGTCGCCCCACGACCACCTCGCCCTGTACCTGCACAACGGTCCCGAGTACCTGGAGGGGCTCCTCGGCGCGCACAAGGCCCGGGTCGCGCCGTTCAACGTCAACTACCGGTACGTGGACGACGAACTGGTCCACCTCTTCGGCGACGCGCGCCCGGCCGCCGTGATGTACCACGCCCGGTTCGCGCCGGTCATCGGGCGGGTCGTCGAGCGGCTCGGCCGCCGGCCCCTGCTCCTCCAAGTCGCCGACGAGTCCGGCGAGGGGCTGCTGCCCGGCGCGCTGGACTACGAGGAGGCCCTCGCCAAGGCGTCGCCCGACCCCCTGCACGACGTCCGCCCCGAGCCCGGTGACCTGCACATCCTCTATACGGGCGGGACGACCGGCATGCCGAAGGGCGTCCTGTGGCGGATCGGCGACCTGATGATCGGCCCGCTCGGCATGCGGCGCCGCGACGGCAGCCCGCTCACCGACCTGGAGGAGGCCGTCGAGAAGGCCGTCCGCAGCGACCACCGGGTGCTGATCGGGCCGCCGCTCATGCACGGCGCGGGGACGTGGTCGTCACTCGGCGGCTGGTGCGGCGGCGCGTGCGTCGTCTTCCCCGAGCGGGTGGACGGCCTGGACGCCGCCGACCTGATGGCGACCGCCGAACGGGAGCGCGTCACCCGGATGCCGCTGGTCGGGGACGCCTTCGCCCGCCCGATCGTGGAGGTCCTGGAGTCCCGGGAGCACGACCTCGGCTCGCTGCGGTCGTTCGTCAACTCGGCCGCCGCCATCAGCCCGGACGTCAAGCGGCGGCTCCTCGACCTGCTGCCGCACGCCCGGATCGTGGACATCGTCGGGTCGTCGGAGTCCGGTTTCCAGGTGGCGCGCAGCGGCTCGTCGGCGCGCACGTTCGTGCCGACGCCGGGCACGGCCGTCCTCAGCGCCGACCGGTCGCGGCGCCTCAAGCCCGGCGAGGACGAGATGGGCTGGCTCGCCAAGGGCGGCGATGCGATCCCGCTCGGCTATCTCGGCGACCCGGAGAAGACCGCGTCCACCTTCCTCACCGTGGACGGCGAGCGGCTCGTCGTGCCCGGCGACCGGGCCCGGCTGCTCGCGGACGGCACCGTCGAGGTCCACGGGAGGGAGGCCACGACGATCAACACCGGCGGGGAGAAGGTGTTCGCGGAGGAGGTCGAGAACGTCCTGCGCGGGCTGCCCGGCGTCGCGGACGCGCTGGTCGTCGGCCGCCCGAGCGAACGCTGGGGAACGGAGATCGTCGCGGTCGTCCGCCCGGCCCCTTCCGGTGCCGCCCCGACGGACGAGGAGCTTCGCGAGGGGTGCGCCGCGCACCTGGCCCGCTACAAGATCCCGAAGGCGTTCGTGCGCACCGCGCTGGACCTGCGCCTGCCCAACGGCAAGGCCGACTACGCGACCGCGCGCTCCCTCGTCGACGGAGCCGGGTGA
- a CDS encoding MarR family winged helix-turn-helix transcriptional regulator: MTEPPWLDAEEQETWRAFLWTSRLLMEALDRQLQRDAGMPHTYYVTLAMLSEAPGRALTMSELARVVHSSPSRLSHAVNRLEEAGWVRRTKHPTDRRTTIAELTDEGYAVLAEAAPGHVAEVRRRLFDPLTREQMLEFREILHTLLAGLDPDRQAPCAPDQE, translated from the coding sequence ATGACGGAACCGCCGTGGCTCGACGCCGAGGAACAGGAGACGTGGCGCGCCTTCCTGTGGACGTCGCGCCTGCTCATGGAGGCCCTCGACCGGCAGCTCCAGCGCGACGCCGGGATGCCGCACACCTACTACGTGACCCTGGCGATGCTGTCGGAGGCCCCCGGCCGCGCGCTGACGATGAGCGAGCTCGCGAGGGTCGTCCACTCGTCGCCGAGCCGCCTGTCCCACGCCGTGAACCGGCTGGAGGAGGCGGGCTGGGTGCGCCGGACCAAGCACCCCACCGACCGCCGCACCACGATCGCCGAGCTGACCGACGAGGGCTACGCCGTGCTCGCCGAGGCCGCCCCCGGCCACGTCGCCGAGGTCAGGCGCCGCCTGTTCGACCCGCTGACCCGCGAGCAGATGCTGGAGTTCCGCGAGATCCTGCACACCCTCCTCGCCGGCCTCGACCCCGACCGGCAGGCTCCCTGCGCGCCGGACCAGGAGTGA
- a CDS encoding sensor histidine kinase, with translation MRAVLRRAAADTLYLLVKAPLALAGFGYALVSAVLGGILSVTRLGGPATAAVLRGARRFGALHRRLAAVLLDEHVPAPERPRPRAGLRAWVRDAHDGAGYRAFLHLLAGLPPALLGLATVLVTWVYGFLLLTYPIQWSLGLNEVRGRDSAGEPRYGLSVGGFYFDTWQRSLLVAGAGAALLLLAPRAVRLAAALDTAALRALLGRRPRDARIRDLEESRSYAVEDAAATLRRIERDLHDGAQVRLVSLTMTLAALKETLPPDAPGTTRELVDDAHATARAAISELRELVRGIHPPVLDKGLDAALATLSARSPVPVELDADLPERPSAAIESIAYFCVSELLANAAKHAAARHVTVTAGEPGDGTLRLVVADDGSGGARVRPGGGLAGLAERVRTVDGELYLESPTGGPTTVTVTLPLRTP, from the coding sequence ATGAGAGCCGTCCTGCGCAGAGCCGCCGCGGACACCCTCTACCTGCTGGTGAAAGCGCCTCTCGCACTGGCCGGCTTCGGCTACGCGCTGGTGTCGGCCGTGCTCGGCGGGATCCTGTCGGTCACGCGGCTGGGCGGCCCGGCGACGGCGGCGGTGCTGCGCGGCGCCCGCAGGTTCGGCGCGCTGCACCGGCGCCTCGCGGCCGTCCTGCTGGACGAGCACGTGCCCGCGCCGGAGCGGCCCCGGCCCCGGGCCGGGTTGCGGGCATGGGTGCGGGACGCGCACGACGGCGCCGGCTACCGGGCGTTCCTGCACCTGCTGGCCGGGCTGCCGCCGGCCCTGCTCGGCCTCGCCACCGTGCTCGTGACCTGGGTGTACGGGTTCCTCCTGCTGACGTATCCGATCCAGTGGTCGCTCGGTCTCAACGAGGTGCGCGGCCGCGACTCCGCCGGCGAGCCGCGATACGGCCTGTCGGTCGGCGGCTTCTACTTCGACACCTGGCAGCGCAGCCTCCTGGTCGCGGGCGCGGGCGCCGCCCTGCTGCTCCTCGCGCCGCGCGCCGTCCGGCTGGCCGCCGCCCTGGACACGGCCGCGCTGCGCGCGCTGCTCGGCCGGCGCCCCCGCGACGCCCGCATCCGCGACCTGGAGGAGAGCCGCTCCTACGCCGTGGAGGACGCCGCCGCGACGCTCCGCCGCATCGAACGCGACCTCCACGACGGCGCCCAGGTACGGCTCGTCTCGCTGACGATGACGCTCGCCGCGCTGAAGGAGACGCTCCCGCCGGACGCGCCCGGCACGACCCGGGAACTCGTCGACGACGCGCACGCGACCGCCCGCGCGGCGATCTCCGAGCTGCGCGAGCTGGTGCGCGGCATCCACCCGCCCGTCCTGGACAAGGGCCTGGACGCGGCGCTCGCCACGCTGTCGGCCCGCTCCCCCGTCCCGGTGGAGCTGGACGCGGACCTGCCGGAACGCCCGTCCGCCGCCATCGAGTCGATCGCGTACTTCTGCGTGTCCGAGCTGCTCGCGAACGCCGCCAAGCACGCGGCCGCCCGGCACGTGACCGTCACGGCCGGGGAACCCGGGGACGGCACGCTCCGGCTCGTCGTGGCCGACGACGGGAGCGGCGGCGCGCGGGTGCGGCCGGGCGGCGGGCTGGCGGGCCTCGCCGAGCGGGTGCGTACCGTGGACGGCGAGCTCTACCTGGAAAGCCCGACGGGAGGACCCACCACCGTGACCGTCACGCTCCCCCTCCGCACGCCATGA